In a single window of the Gemmatimonadota bacterium genome:
- a CDS encoding MFS transporter: MPLTLQAVRDRFPALQYRDFRLLWSGQVVSLTGSRMQQTAVLWHMYQLTESAYALGAMAVIRLIPILVLSPLAGVIADTHDRRRVLLIAQCGLALISTTLAWITWSRQDSATALYVITAISAGIGCFSSPAKNAMVPNLVARRHLANAMSINITASHVASVTGPGVAGLILATGSIATVYWINTVSFAFMIVPILMMRTVHRSIGSVTRVSFAAALDGLRFIKRSPIIRSAMVLDFTATFFASATSLLPIFATEVLGVGERGYGLLSAAPAIGAVLTGALMSTFPVISGQGRLLFKAVGCYALATVVFGISSSFWLTFAALLLTGAFDTISMVLRHTIMQLSTPDELRGRMTSVNMMFVMGGPRLGEAEAGLVAGLAGAPFSVVTGGIGCLAAVAVIAWRSPALRRYDGQR, from the coding sequence ATGCCACTGACCCTCCAAGCAGTACGAGACCGGTTTCCCGCACTCCAGTATCGCGATTTCCGGCTCCTGTGGTCCGGCCAGGTCGTTTCACTCACCGGATCCCGCATGCAGCAGACCGCGGTGCTGTGGCACATGTATCAGTTGACCGAATCCGCGTATGCCCTTGGCGCGATGGCGGTTATACGACTCATACCCATCCTTGTCCTTTCTCCGTTGGCCGGTGTAATTGCGGACACGCACGACCGCCGGCGCGTACTGCTCATCGCCCAATGCGGCCTCGCCCTGATCAGTACCACGCTGGCATGGATTACGTGGTCGAGACAGGATTCCGCCACGGCACTCTACGTGATCACCGCCATCAGCGCGGGGATCGGTTGCTTCAGCAGTCCGGCCAAGAACGCCATGGTGCCCAACCTCGTGGCCCGGCGGCATCTCGCCAACGCCATGAGCATCAATATCACCGCGTCCCACGTGGCCTCGGTGACCGGACCGGGCGTGGCCGGCCTGATCCTGGCCACGGGCTCCATCGCGACCGTCTACTGGATCAACACCGTTTCCTTCGCCTTCATGATCGTGCCGATCCTGATGATGCGCACCGTACACCGGAGCATCGGGAGCGTGACGCGGGTCAGCTTCGCCGCGGCCCTCGACGGTCTCAGGTTCATAAAGCGGTCGCCCATCATCCGTTCGGCGATGGTGCTGGATTTCACCGCCACCTTCTTCGCTTCCGCCACCTCGCTGCTGCCCATCTTCGCCACGGAAGTGCTGGGCGTGGGGGAACGGGGATACGGCCTGCTCTCGGCGGCCCCGGCGATCGGCGCCGTGCTGACCGGCGCGCTCATGTCCACCTTCCCCGTGATCTCCGGCCAGGGCCGGCTGCTGTTCAAGGCGGTGGGCTGCTACGCGCTGGCCACCGTGGTCTTCGGCATTTCATCCAGCTTCTGGCTCACCTTCGCGGCGCTGCTGCTGACCGGCGCCTTCGACACGATAAGCATGGTGCTGCGCCATACCATCATGCAACTGTCGACCCCGGACGAACTGCGCGGCCGCATGACCTCGGTAAACATGATGTTCGTCATGGGAGGCCCCCGGCTCGGCGAGGCCGAAGCCGGACTGGTGGCGGGACTCGCCGGCGCGCCGTTCTCCGTAGTCACCGGCGGGATCGGCTGTCTTGCGGCCGTCGCCGTCATTGCCTGGCGGTCGCCCGCGCTGAGAAGGTACGACGGCCAGCGATAG
- a CDS encoding amidohydrolase, which produces MIYDVHSHAWRYPDHFNDTFRAQAIRMRGYELDLTPSYESYLASARNAGAPVKTVVFGGKARLSGLWTPDRYVAEYCAAYPDQTIPFMSLDPTQDGWREEMIEGREHLGMRGIKLLPMYAGFYPQDPELDDLWRYAALNGLPVLLHTGTTFVDQAPLDCTLPRHLDAVAIKYPDCRIIMAHLGHPYEGETVAVIRKHPNVYADISGLHYRPFQFYHSLMLVQEYGVWNKLLFGTDYPVTTVDDTLRDLRGLNAMLEGTRLPRLDETEMEGMIHRDAGEILGID; this is translated from the coding sequence ATGATCTACGATGTGCATTCGCATGCCTGGAGGTATCCCGATCACTTCAACGATACCTTCCGGGCGCAGGCCATCCGCATGCGGGGTTACGAACTGGACCTGACGCCGTCGTACGAAAGCTATCTGGCCTCGGCGCGAAACGCCGGAGCACCCGTGAAGACCGTGGTCTTCGGCGGAAAAGCGAGGCTGTCGGGGCTGTGGACGCCCGACCGCTACGTGGCGGAGTACTGCGCGGCGTACCCCGATCAGACGATTCCTTTCATGTCGCTGGACCCCACCCAGGACGGTTGGAGAGAGGAAATGATCGAAGGCCGGGAGCACCTGGGCATGCGGGGCATCAAGCTGCTGCCCATGTACGCCGGGTTCTATCCCCAGGACCCCGAACTCGACGACCTGTGGCGCTACGCCGCCTTAAACGGACTGCCCGTCCTGCTGCACACCGGCACCACGTTCGTGGACCAGGCGCCGCTGGACTGCACGCTGCCCCGCCACCTGGACGCCGTCGCCATCAAGTATCCCGACTGCAGGATAATCATGGCCCACCTCGGCCATCCCTACGAAGGGGAAACGGTGGCGGTCATCCGCAAGCATCCCAATGTATACGCCGATATCTCGGGGCTGCATTACCGTCCCTTCCAGTTCTATCACAGTCTCATGCTCGTCCAGGAATACGGGGTATGGAACAAGCTGCTTTTCGGCACCGATTACCCGGTCACGACGGTGGACGACACGCTCCGCGACCTGCGCGGCCTGAACGCCATGCTCGAGGGCACGAGACTGCCCCGCCTGGACGAAACGGAAATGGAAGGGATGATTCACCGCGACGCGGGGGAGATACTGGGCATCGATTGA